One Malania oleifera isolate guangnan ecotype guangnan chromosome 9, ASM2987363v1, whole genome shotgun sequence DNA segment encodes these proteins:
- the LOC131164517 gene encoding L-lactate dehydrogenase B-like → MQKSSSASSFGPGGLDLTQAFFRPIQNTAPPSPTKRHTKISVIGAGNVGMAIAQTILTQDLADELALVDAIPDKLRGEMLDLQHGAAFLPRTKILADVDYSITTGSDLCIVTAGARQIAGESRLNLLQRNVALFSRIVPPLARYAPDSILMIVSNPVDVLTYVAWKLSGFPSNRVIGSGTNLDSSRFRFLIANHLDVNTQDVQAYIVGEHGDSSVALWSSISVGGVPVLSFLEKQQIAYEKGTLENIHREVVQSAYEVISLKGYTSWAIGYSVANLARSLLRDQRRIHPVSVLARGFYGIDGGDVFLSLPAQLGRGGVVGVTNIHLTDEEAQRLRDSAKTILELQTQLGI, encoded by the exons ATGCAGAAGAGTTCTTCAGCGTCGTCTTTCGGCCCCGGCGGCCTCGACCTCACCCAAGCCTTCTTCCGGCCAATTCAAAACACCGCCCCTCCCTCGCCCACCAAGCGCCACACCAAGATCTCCGTCATCGGCGCCGGCAACGTGGGCATGGCCATAGCCCAGACCATCCTCACACAAGACCTCGCCGACGAGCTCGCCCTCGTCGACGCCATTCCCGACAAGCTCCGCGGCGAGATGCTCGATCTCCAGCACGGCGCCGCCTTCCTCCCCCGCACCAAAATCCTCGCCGACGTCGACTACTCCATCACCACCGGCTCCGACCTCTGCATCGTCACCGCCGGCGCCCGCCAGATCGCCGGAGAATCCAGGCTGAACCTCCTCCAGCGCAACGTCGCTCTGTTCTCCCGCATCGTTCCTCCGCTGGCGCGCTACGCGCCGGATTCCATCTTGATGATCGTCTCCAACCCGGTGGATGTGCTGACTTACGTGGCTTGGAAGCTTTCCGGATTCCCCTCGAACCGGGTTATCGGGTCGGGCACGAACCTTGACTCGTCTAGGTTCAGATTTCTCATCGCAAACCATCTCGACGTCAACACTCAGGATGTGCAG GCGTACATTGTTGGGGAACACGGCGACAGCTCGGTGGCGCTGTGGTCAAGCATAAGCGTGGGGGGAGTGCCGGTGCTGAGCTTCCTGGAGAAACAGCAGATCGCATACGAGAAGGGAACGCTGGAGAACATCCACAGAGAAGTTGTGCAGAGTGCGTACGAAGTGATAAGCCTGAAGGGCTACACTTCCTGGGCAATTGGCTACTCGGTGGCCAACCTCGCGCGATCCCTGCTCAGAGACCAGCGGCGGATCCACCCCGTCTCCGTCCTGGCGAGGGGCTTCTACGGCATCGACGGCGGCGACGTGTTCCTGAGCCTGCCGGCGCAGCTGGGCAGGGGCGGAGTCGTCGGCGTCACCAACATCCATTTGACCGACGAGGAGGCGCAGAGGCTCAGGGACTCCGCCAAGACCATCCTGGAGTTGCAAACTCAGTTGGGCATCTGA